In the Methanobacterium spitsbergense genome, one interval contains:
- a CDS encoding cation-translocating P-type ATPase, with protein sequence MKFKTLPPEDIYSELNTSKSGLSPDEVEKRLTEYGLNQIEEVKQKPLILKFVANLYQLLALLLWGASALAFISGTPQLGFAIIAVIIINAIFSFWQEFEAEKAVAALKKILPSTAKVIRQGKEMEVLASQLVPGDILILEEGNNISADARLVEAYQMKVDNSTLTGESKPVRKIADPEENDDESIVSTFNLVLAGTNVSSGSGKAVIFATGINTEFNKIASLTQKVKEEPSPLQNQLARLTQLIAIIAISMGVVLFFLNIYVVKLSLSIAFLFAIGLTVANVPEGLLPTVTLALAASVKKMVGKNALIKRLSSVETLGSTNIICTDKTGTLTKNQMTVRKIWIPYDVIDVTGAGYNPEGDFLQDEGPVCHKDVLELKLLMRSATFANDAKLVSPSKPGENWKIYGDPTEASLLVAARKNGFDWESELKKNPRISELPFDSKRKSMSSIHNVDNKKVAYIKGAPKKIIRLCNEISVEGAPIIFSDEAKEQVINEHDKLAASGLRILGMAYKNLPSDFDDYNPDSVEKDMIFLGMMAMQDPPRPEVLPAVADCHKAGIRIIMITGDYGLTARSIAHEVGIVDNKTCRIVKGKELTTMSDEELKEILKSNEDIIFARAVPEHKMRIASVLEDMDEIVAMTGDGVNDAPALRKADIGVAMGITGTDVAKEASDMVLTDDNFATIVSAIKEGRTIYENIRKFITYIFAHETAEIIPFILLVIFKIPLPITVMQILAIDLGTDTLPALALGMGPSESDVMDRPPRPRNERLLNFGVIWRGYIFLGLIEAALVMSGYFWVLFSGGWTLGQSLPFTDPLYLEATTMVFVGIVTSQIGNLLGCQTTRTSTFKVGVFKNKWIIRGILFEVAVMLSIVYIPYLQGIFGTTTLGIYQWLYVISFIPIMFFAEELRKYIVRRMNK encoded by the coding sequence ATGAAATTTAAAACATTACCTCCGGAAGATATTTATAGTGAATTAAACACTTCAAAGAGTGGTTTAAGTCCTGATGAAGTCGAAAAACGTTTAACAGAGTATGGGTTGAACCAGATTGAAGAAGTTAAGCAAAAGCCATTAATTTTGAAATTTGTTGCTAATCTATATCAGCTACTAGCCTTACTATTGTGGGGGGCCAGCGCCCTTGCATTTATTAGTGGAACACCCCAGTTAGGATTTGCAATTATTGCTGTTATAATAATTAATGCTATTTTTAGTTTTTGGCAAGAATTCGAAGCAGAGAAAGCTGTTGCTGCATTAAAGAAAATTTTACCCTCAACTGCAAAGGTGATAAGACAAGGTAAAGAGATGGAAGTATTAGCTTCACAACTGGTTCCAGGGGACATACTCATACTTGAAGAAGGGAACAACATTTCAGCGGATGCCCGATTAGTTGAGGCATATCAAATGAAAGTTGATAATTCAACTCTAACAGGTGAGTCTAAACCTGTTAGAAAAATTGCAGATCCAGAAGAAAATGATGATGAATCCATTGTTAGCACGTTTAATTTGGTTTTAGCAGGTACAAATGTTTCATCTGGATCCGGTAAAGCTGTTATATTTGCTACGGGTATAAATACTGAATTTAACAAGATAGCATCTTTAACTCAAAAGGTCAAGGAAGAACCAAGTCCCCTTCAAAATCAGCTTGCCCGTTTAACTCAACTAATTGCAATCATTGCGATTTCAATGGGTGTTGTACTTTTCTTTCTAAACATTTATGTTGTTAAACTTAGCCTTTCCATTGCCTTTTTATTTGCAATAGGTCTCACAGTGGCCAATGTTCCTGAAGGTCTTCTTCCAACAGTTACCCTGGCACTAGCAGCTTCTGTGAAAAAGATGGTTGGTAAAAATGCGTTGATAAAACGTCTTTCAAGTGTTGAAACTCTCGGCTCAACAAATATCATATGTACTGATAAAACCGGAACACTCACCAAGAATCAGATGACCGTACGTAAGATATGGATACCCTACGATGTTATCGATGTTACTGGAGCGGGTTATAATCCTGAAGGTGATTTTCTTCAAGATGAGGGCCCAGTATGTCATAAAGATGTATTAGAACTCAAACTTTTAATGAGATCAGCCACATTTGCAAACGATGCTAAACTAGTTTCACCATCAAAACCTGGTGAAAATTGGAAAATATATGGTGATCCAACAGAAGCATCATTACTTGTTGCTGCACGTAAAAATGGTTTTGACTGGGAGAGTGAACTTAAAAAAAATCCACGTATATCTGAACTTCCATTTGATTCTAAACGAAAATCAATGAGTTCAATTCATAATGTAGATAATAAAAAGGTAGCATATATCAAAGGGGCCCCGAAAAAGATTATAAGACTTTGTAATGAAATTTCTGTTGAAGGAGCTCCAATAATCTTCAGTGACGAAGCAAAAGAACAAGTAATAAATGAACATGACAAACTTGCTGCATCTGGACTTAGAATTCTTGGAATGGCCTATAAAAATCTCCCATCAGATTTTGATGATTATAATCCTGATTCTGTTGAAAAAGATATGATCTTTCTTGGAATGATGGCAATGCAAGATCCTCCCCGTCCAGAAGTACTTCCTGCGGTGGCTGACTGCCACAAAGCAGGTATAAGGATAATAATGATTACTGGTGATTATGGTCTTACAGCTCGTTCAATAGCCCATGAAGTGGGAATTGTGGATAATAAAACTTGTAGGATAGTTAAGGGTAAAGAATTAACAACCATGAGTGATGAAGAGCTGAAAGAAATCTTAAAATCTAATGAAGACATTATATTTGCACGTGCAGTACCAGAGCATAAGATGAGAATAGCATCTGTTCTAGAGGACATGGATGAGATTGTTGCTATGACTGGTGATGGTGTAAATGATGCACCAGCACTTAGAAAGGCAGATATAGGTGTTGCAATGGGTATAACTGGGACAGATGTAGCAAAAGAAGCATCTGACATGGTACTTACCGATGATAATTTTGCAACCATAGTTTCAGCAATCAAAGAAGGAAGAACCATATATGAGAATATAAGAAAGTTTATAACATATATTTTCGCTCATGAAACAGCTGAAATCATCCCATTCATTCTTCTGGTCATCTTTAAAATACCATTACCTATCACTGTAATGCAGATCCTTGCAATTGATCTGGGAACAGATACATTACCTGCATTAGCACTAGGGATGGGTCCTTCAGAGTCTGATGTTATGGATAGACCACCTAGGCCAAGAAATGAAAGACTTCTAAACTTTGGAGTAATTTGGAGAGGTTACATATTTTTGGGGCTAATTGAAGCAGCGCTGGTAATGTCAGGATATTTTTGGGTTTTGTTTTCTGGAGGATGGACTTTAGGACAGTCCCTACCATTCACTGATCCACTGTACTTAGAAGCAACTACCATGGTATTTGTTGGAATTGTTACATCCCAAATAGGAAACTTACTTGGGTGTCAGACAACAAGAACCTCAACTTTTAAAGTGGGTGTCTTTAAAAACAAATGGATAATTCGTGGAATTCTATTTGAAGTGGCTGTAATGCTTTCAATAGTGTACATCCCATATCTCCAGGGTATATTCGGAACAACGACACTTGGAATTTATCAATGGTTGTATGTTATAAGTTTCATACCTATAATGTTCTTCGCAGAGGAATTAAGGAAGTATATAGTAAGAAGAATGAATAAATAA